The region TGTTATAACTAAATGCTGTAAGCAAATATAAATTGCATAAACTAATTGTAAATTTCTATGTCACATATCTAACAATTGGGAAGTTAACTAcacttttgtatttttttaagcaCCAAAGTACCCAAAAGTTAAACCTAATTTTTTTTTGGTGGTAATTGTAAATTTCTGTCACCAATATTTCATTTTAATGGTTGCATTTATGCGTTTAGcacctatcagaaacaattcagtaaatataaaaaataaaacatatgaaGTATATTTTAAGGTTTTCAACAAGAATTTGAAGATGATATTTGTTCAATAAGTctgtctgttttttttttttaggttagataacatctttttagtttttttagtttttacatGTTGAAGTTTTAAACAAAAAACGGAtagcaacttttttttttttttttttttttttttttttttttttaaagttttacaTTTTAAGGTTTTAAACAAAAACGGATAACGAAAAGTTTAAAACTAGAATGTTAAAACgaaaagttaaaattttaaaGAAACGGATAACGAAAAATAAGTAGATAGATTTATGAAATGGACCCCTCAGCTTTGCTATATTTGAAGAAACAGAAAACACATTTAATCGATAGCTGGCAGTGGTATCACTGAGTGCGTGCAGTACTCAATGATGTCCATCTCACGCCTTATCATTTATCTCCTCCTTATCGCCGCCGCTGCAACCACCGTCTCCGCCACCGATCACATTGTAGGCGCCAACCGTGGTTGGAATCCTGGCATCAACTACACTCTCTGGGCCAACAATCATACTTTCTATGTTGGAGACTTCATCTGTATGTATTACTTTTCTAATGATGCTTGTAATTTGTGAAATTTGTGCCTGTTTAATGGATGATACTTTCAACTGTAGCATTTAGGTACCAGAAGACGCAGTACAATGTGATTGAGGTGAACAAAACCGGTTACGACAACTGCACTCTCGACGGCGCCATAGGGAACTGGAGCAGTGGAAAGGATTTCATTCTTCTCAACGAATCGCAGCGCTACTACTTCATCTGCGGTACCGGCGGTTGTTTTAACGGTATGAAAGTCACGATTCGTGTCCTTCCGCTTCCTTCTCCTCCCTCTTCCACGGTGGCTGCTTCCAATCACTCCTCCGCTTCCACCGCTGTCTGTAGATCCATCTTCGGCGTATTCTTTATGGTTCTCGCCTCATTGTTTTAGTGTGGATTTGGCGCGATGCATTATACTTCTAAATTGTTTGAAAGCCGTATTGAAAATTCTGCAATCAGGTGTGTACTGTTTACTCCGATTCTTCGTGTTTTGGCGTTTTAGTTTGAGATAACAtcgattcatttttttttaatatattttttatgcgTGATTCGGATGAAGATTGGTGTTTAACTATTTGGATTGTGATATTGCAaatcatatataatttattttaatgttcagaaatattaaaaatatttatttacctaAACATATTGAGTTGTTGTCATTTGATATTGGATAAGTAATGCTACCGCAAATTACacaaaaaaacattaattttttataaagatttgattttgatatgatgttATTTTTCTTACGATTAACACGTTATTTTTCTTTACGATATAGTAAGACTTGTTGGAGGGTTAGAGCCTTTTCTGAGGAAAACTTTTGGATTAAAACAACAAAACAAAATTAGAATCTACATATCCACCGCCATAATCTCGTTACTATTAGTTTGCATTCAAATCTCTATCTCTTGGACTTTCCTCTACAAAATTCAGCCACAACCCTTGGATATCGCATGAAGCTCGCAAATACTATATATACTCTGTTTCATCTATGTTTTCTAGTGCAATTGTCAAACCTTTGCTTAGATTGTTCCAATCACAGAACTTGGCTATGCCATTACTCATAAGATCTTCACTCATTTTTATATTTCTTTCTCCATGTTTGTTGGGGTTTAATCTTCAAGTTAAAGATATGATTATTCGTTTGTTACATATTTATGATAACAATTAATGCATAAATTTGTAGTCTCAAATGGTGGTCATTGGAACTTCATGTCTTAATATTCGACTTGTTACGAAATCCACAGCTTGAAACAACAACCTTTCATTTCATCCAATAAGTTTAGGACATCCATAATGCATTGAATTCTTTAGTTCAATAGATAGACACATAAAAATTGAATTAATTTCGTCCACTGATTTTAGGCATCCCACATCAACATCAAGGATGTAGGAGATTGAAATGCAAACTAATGACATTGAGATCATGGCACTACATGTGTAGACACCAATTTTGTTTTGTTGTTTTGCTCAAAAAACTTCCCCACAAAGGGTCTCCAAGCGTCAAGCAAGTCATGATTATTACGTTATAACAAGTGCAAATTTAATAAATGACACTAAGTTTACAGAAAATTTCAATTTTgatattgtgttttttttttcaaataagtaattaggttcttttttttttttcaattttgacacctAAAAATGATGTCACCAAAGAATGTCACATCGTCAGAAATTAACACAACACCATACCATGATAGCCATCAGTTGGTTTGACCGGTTAAATGGTCACCaatgaaacaaattagaaaatgTAGTGTTAAGTCGGATTGTGAAAACTTAGTGTCTTAATTGTAAGAAAAATTGCGTGGTGTCAAAATCAAATTTTGTTGAAAACTTAGTATCTTTTGTGTAGTTTTTCCTTTaatctaaatatttttttataacttcgaatgaaaaatattataaaaaagctAGCAACAAGCTAGACAACAAAACAAAGACTCACATAATAGCTAGTTCTGGGTTTTGAAGCCACCCGACCCAATTGATAACTTTTCTAGCCCTAACATTACACCATAAAAATGATTGAGAAACAATATTATCAAAAATAAAACCCAACGTTGGTTGCGAAATAGCAAATAAACAAGAATTCATGAAGTTCCAAACAAATCACCACGAGCAATAGAAAACCGCTTCCAAATAAATTTTACCCTAACGATGCAATTGTAAGGAAGTAAATCAAACCATCCAGTTAGCATAAGAAACAAAATCTGGAGGTACAATGTCCCACCATCTAAGAACTTGAGACGTCAAATTCTTAACAAAGGGACAAGAGAAGAACAAGTGAGTCGTTGACTCCATATCCACATCACAAAATGGGCACAAAAGAGACGGGATATCCAAACCACGCCTATCAAGATTCACTCTCGAGGGAACTCTATTAAGACTCAAACACCATGCAAGAACATTGACCTTTGTAGGCACCAAACGAATCCAACGAGTAGGAATAGCAGAAGAAGGGAGAAGATGTTCATCAATAAAACACCTCACCGAAGCCAAAAAGAAATTACTTGTACTCGaaaacacccaaaaccatatATCAAAAGTAAGAAAAATCACCACAGACCGAAGCTAATCCTGAAGTTACCGAAACTGGCAATTCTCGGCCCCCCTGGGAGATCTCCTAAGCGACGACAAGAAAGAAACCTGCCCCACCTTGTGTTTGGCTGTAGCTTGCTTTGCCAAATCAAGAGCATAAACTCTAGGGAACTGAGATTTTAGAGGTGTGTAACCTAACCAAATGTCATCCCAAAACATAGTCAAACCATCATCACCAAGTTTCTTTTTACACAAAGGCAAAAGATCAACCCCCTTGAAATTCAATCTCTCCACCGATTTCAAAATATCCAAGCAAACTGAATGCCAATTCTTAGGAGTATGACACCCAATAAAACCCTTCGAACCGTAAATAACTTTAATGACTCTAACCCCAAAAAACATTAGGGCTAGAAAGAAACTATCACACCCACTTGAAAAGAAGAGCTCTATTTAAAGCAAAAAGAGTGCTAACTCCCAAGCCACCATCCTTTGTACTAGCCAACACTTTATTCCAACTAATCCAAGTCAATTTCTTTTCATCCAGCTCACCCCCAACAAAGAAATTATTACGCAAGGCTTCCAATTTTTTTAAGATACCTAATGGAGATTTAAACAAAGAAAAAGTAAGTTGCTAACTAGACACCGACTTTAATAAAGTCAATCTGCCTCCAACTGAAAGAGTTTTCACCTTCCAGTTGGAAAGTTTAGACACAATTTTGCCCACTAAATCCCGCTAAGCATCCAATATGAACATATTACCTCCCACAACCAGGTCgggatgtaacaacccgttatttccatcctatgaaagtcaacaaaagtcaatgaatGTCGATTAAGGTCAAAATATTAGAAACCATTTGATTTAATCATAATTATATTTATgtaattatgtgtatttgttaaGGAAATCAAATAGTCCATACTGAAAATACTTTACTTTGGATCCGAGAAATCTCACAGGTCCACTAGCCTCGGACCAAAAACGAGTTCTCGGCCGCAAACGTGCGAGGTCGCAATCCTCTTAGACTGCAAACAGCTTGGACCGAATACTCTCTTCTCGGGTAGAGTTCTCGGCCGAAATCAGCTACTTCAATGCCGAAATCTCCAAAACTGACTCCTTTTCCTGTATATTTAAGTCACATTTCGAAAATATCCTACACTTTTACACTTCGAGTAAACAAATTTTCATACATTGCTCTCTCAAATTCCtttcatttcaagaacaaaaacTACTTCAAGAGGCATTGTGTTTCCAAATTCTTAcaagttttggtaagttttatttataaaactAGTGTTACTTAACACTTTAAATTATTAGATTAACTAATTGGAACACAATATTATGTGTTTAAATATTACTAGGATTTCGGAAATTATACGTGTTCTAGCTCGAAGTCACCGTTACTATCTTAACATCTAAACCGCAACTACaaaaaaggtgagttcataccccaacgtttttaaaatttttaaatttgttttaggggggggggggatacaagtaaaacacaataaatcctgtgtttaaaaatataaatttcttatTATATTTTCTTACCGTTAATAAGAAATTAAACGTGAAATTTACTATATATGAAAAATATTGTTACTATTGAATTTACAAATGACTTACAAAACATGTTAAGACGCAACGATTTTTACAACAACAcggaaacaaacttataaactataataggtatagtttatggaataaatatattattctacAAAGTAAATGTTAACATATAAACAAAAATGGTTTTTAGATAACATAtaaacaaaaagggttttcagttaacatataaataaaaaGGGTTTTCAGTTATTACTCGTAAAACGTTGAAGCAATTTGTGAGATGTATGTGTATACTTATCTAAGTACTGGTAAAAGTCCTgacttataaccagagtctcttgttgtaacgcccgcaaatccgggctagtcagaTTAGATGCATtcggggtcgaaaacgactttttgacaaaagattatttagaataaataatcttaaccaagttgtagagtatgttacaaggttttcgtacatataaagaacgccgaaaaccgagttataacgaagaagttatgacccgttgaagtttcgcgacggaaccggcacgataccgggaagcgtaaatagtgaatttacgatagagcgagatttagccttagcgatctaaatgaaagttgtagtactcataaataccaacgcgtggatataaagaacgtcgataatagagctcgtatgcaaaagttatggacgaagcttagtccctacttttcgagcgcggcgaattcgatacagttttgtaaatccgagatagaatgagaattagccaacgaggtctaaatgagagttgaagatctcattaataggaactcaacggtaaaaagacagacaaaaatggagctcgtatgcgaaagttatggacgaagcttagtccctacttttcaagcgcggcgaatttgatacagttttgtaaatccgagatagaatgagaattagccaacgaggtctaaatgaaagttgaagatctcattaataggaactcaacagtaaaaagacagacaaaaacggagctcgtatgcaaaagttacggacgaagcttggagactactttactatacacttcctataaatacaagggtgaactcctcatattttcttcacaccataagcctttctttctctctctaacttctctctagcctccctaaacccctcccaagtctagggaacctccctatcacgagaagaaagccccggagcgcccgacggctccgagaagaaaaactttcggctcggaaacgctgctccagcgaagcccggtttttaataaaaacccgctgtaagtgagctacgcctatagtatatttaatatagattttatttaattatagtaacattgttaggaccttaaaataattatttgggctattattatgagttatattgagtgttatttaacgcttatataatagtaataatagctagactattaaatta is a window of Lactuca sativa cultivar Salinas chromosome 1, Lsat_Salinas_v11, whole genome shotgun sequence DNA encoding:
- the LOC111910312 gene encoding lamin-like protein, with the protein product MMSISRLIIYLLLIAAAATTVSATDHIVGANRGWNPGINYTLWANNHTFYVGDFISFRYQKTQYNVIEVNKTGYDNCTLDGAIGNWSSGKDFILLNESQRYYFICGTGGCFNGMKVTIRVLPLPSPPSSTVAASNHSSASTAVCRSIFGVFFMVLASLF